The Amycolatopsis sp. 195334CR genome window below encodes:
- a CDS encoding NAD(P)/FAD-dependent oxidoreductase: MADVTKTRAVVLGGSIAGLFAARVLADAYDEVLIVDRDALIGVDGPRRSCPQGKHINGLLARGQLAMEEMFPGITEEIFADGVPTGDLAGDVRWYFKGKPIKQQDAGLTCVAASRPMLEKHIRRRTNALENITFVEKHDILGLVTSEDKRRVTGVKVQRIGTKAAEKVLNADLVIDATGRGSRTPIWLEELGYGRVEEERKKIGLGYVTQHYRLTEEVYHGDLSINPVASADLPRGAIFTKTDGGRVELTTYGLLGDHPPTDQAGLFEWLKTLATQDIYNAVKTAEILDEPTAFRFPTTLRRRYEKMDRFPDGLLVVGDAVTCFNPVYAQGMTVSALSALTIRGHLHSGATPDPKMYFADLARDVIDPPWEMTNTVDLSFPGVEGERTFALKVQQFFLSLTQTAASRDGDVAAAYMKTAGMVAKPETLMQPKILFKIIKAVLFGKKNQAVPRSAAAPKKVTALPQSTATEEKKAA; this comes from the coding sequence ATGGCCGACGTGACCAAAACACGCGCGGTGGTGCTCGGTGGGAGCATCGCGGGGCTGTTCGCCGCCCGGGTGCTCGCCGATGCCTACGACGAGGTGCTCATCGTGGACCGCGACGCGCTCATCGGCGTCGACGGGCCGCGGCGGTCCTGCCCGCAGGGCAAGCACATCAACGGCCTGCTCGCCCGCGGTCAGCTGGCGATGGAGGAGATGTTCCCCGGCATCACCGAGGAGATCTTCGCCGACGGCGTGCCCACCGGCGACCTGGCCGGCGACGTGCGCTGGTACTTCAAGGGCAAGCCGATCAAGCAGCAGGACGCCGGGCTGACCTGCGTCGCGGCCAGCCGCCCGATGCTGGAGAAGCACATCCGCCGGCGGACCAACGCGCTGGAGAACATCACCTTCGTCGAGAAGCACGACATCCTCGGCCTGGTCACCAGCGAGGACAAGCGCCGCGTGACCGGGGTCAAGGTGCAGCGCATCGGCACCAAGGCCGCGGAGAAGGTGCTGAACGCCGACCTGGTCATCGACGCCACCGGCCGCGGTTCGCGCACCCCGATCTGGCTGGAGGAACTGGGTTACGGCCGGGTCGAGGAGGAGCGCAAGAAGATCGGCCTCGGCTACGTCACCCAGCACTACCGCCTCACCGAAGAGGTCTACCACGGCGACCTGTCGATCAACCCGGTCGCCTCGGCCGACCTGCCGCGTGGCGCGATCTTCACCAAGACCGACGGCGGCCGGGTCGAGCTGACCACCTACGGCCTGCTCGGCGACCACCCGCCCACCGACCAGGCCGGCCTGTTCGAGTGGCTGAAGACCCTGGCCACGCAGGACATCTACAACGCGGTGAAGACCGCGGAGATCCTGGACGAGCCGACCGCCTTCCGCTTCCCGACCACGCTGCGCCGCCGGTACGAGAAGATGGACCGCTTCCCGGACGGCCTGCTCGTCGTCGGTGACGCGGTGACCTGCTTCAACCCGGTGTACGCGCAGGGCATGACGGTGTCCGCGCTGTCCGCGCTGACCATCCGCGGTCACCTGCACAGCGGTGCCACCCCCGACCCGAAGATGTACTTCGCCGACCTGGCGCGCGACGTGATCGATCCGCCGTGGGAGATGACCAACACGGTCGACCTGAGCTTCCCCGGGGTCGAGGGCGAGCGCACCTTCGCGCTGAAGGTGCAGCAGTTCTTCCTGTCGCTGACCCAGACCGCCGCCTCGCGCGACGGGGACGTGGCGGCCGCGTACATGAAGACCGCCGGCATGGTGGCCAAGCCGGAAACGCTGATGCAGCCGAAGATCCTGTTCAAGATCATCAAGGCGGTGCTGTTCGGCAAGAAGAACCAGGCCGTGCCGCGCAGCGCGGCGGCGCCCAAGAAGGTGACCGCGCTGCCGCAGAGCACGGCGACCGAGGAGAAAAAGGCGGCCTGA